Proteins from a genomic interval of Leifsonia shinshuensis:
- a CDS encoding LLM class flavin-dependent oxidoreductase translates to MSAQRHPIVLGAGLFYPGGEHITGWRSPAAEPDRYLDLDYYAEFARTAEDGRFATVFIADELYVWDRYDSGIDHGVNIRPEPLTLLSALSQLTTKIGLAATVSTTYNEPYHVARKLASLDYLSEGRAAWNLVTSASDEEARNFGKEANLDHAVRYRRGEEFVEVVQGLWDSWDDDALRYDKASGFFADREKVHVLDHQGEFLSVRGPLNIPRPPQGHPPLFQAGASEAGRALAGRTADAVFTLGSDDLAAAQRLYRDYKLRARRSGRDPEAVKVLPALQPVIGRTLAEAEEKLRLIEELTPEQVALDLLSHWLGEDLGARELDEKFEFDPDVAGFNQSKSLYASIIALLGERDYTLRELCRTVLRRRFVLGTPDSLADQLATAYEERAADGFILMFPTLPDTLTDFVTEIVPRLTDRGVYPAEYAGDTLREHLGLARPGSRYAA, encoded by the coding sequence ATGAGCGCGCAGCGGCACCCGATCGTCTTGGGAGCCGGGCTGTTCTATCCCGGTGGGGAGCACATCACCGGGTGGCGATCGCCGGCCGCGGAGCCCGACCGGTACCTCGACCTCGACTACTATGCCGAGTTCGCCCGGACGGCGGAGGACGGCCGGTTCGCCACCGTATTCATCGCAGACGAGCTCTACGTGTGGGATCGCTACGACTCGGGGATCGACCACGGTGTCAACATCCGGCCCGAGCCGCTCACGCTGCTCTCCGCCCTCTCGCAGCTGACGACGAAGATCGGCCTGGCGGCGACGGTCTCGACGACCTACAACGAGCCCTACCACGTCGCCCGCAAGCTCGCTTCGCTCGACTACCTCAGCGAAGGCCGGGCGGCCTGGAACCTGGTCACGAGCGCGAGCGACGAGGAGGCGCGCAACTTCGGCAAGGAGGCGAACCTCGATCATGCCGTGCGCTATCGCCGTGGCGAGGAGTTCGTGGAGGTGGTCCAGGGACTCTGGGACAGCTGGGACGACGACGCGCTGCGCTACGACAAGGCGTCGGGGTTCTTCGCCGACCGCGAGAAGGTGCACGTCCTCGACCACCAGGGCGAATTCCTGTCGGTCCGCGGCCCGCTGAACATCCCCCGACCGCCGCAGGGCCATCCGCCCCTGTTCCAGGCGGGCGCGTCGGAGGCCGGCCGTGCGCTGGCAGGACGCACCGCCGACGCGGTGTTCACCCTCGGCTCCGACGACCTCGCCGCGGCCCAGCGGCTCTACCGCGACTACAAGCTCCGGGCCCGCCGCAGCGGCCGAGACCCGGAGGCGGTGAAGGTCCTCCCCGCGCTGCAGCCCGTGATCGGCCGCACCCTCGCCGAGGCGGAGGAGAAGCTGCGACTCATCGAAGAGCTCACACCGGAGCAGGTCGCGCTCGATCTGCTGTCGCACTGGCTCGGCGAAGACCTCGGAGCGCGCGAGCTCGACGAGAAGTTCGAGTTCGACCCGGACGTCGCCGGGTTCAACCAGTCGAAGTCGCTCTACGCCTCGATCATCGCCCTCCTGGGTGAGCGCGACTACACCCTCCGGGAGCTGTGCCGCACGGTGCTGCGCCGCCGTTTCGTGCTCGGGACGCCGGACTCGCTGGCCGACCAGCTCGCCACCGCCTACGAGGAGCGCGCCGCCGACGGGTTCATCCTGATGTTCCCGACGCTCCCGGACACCCTCACCGACTTCGTCACCGAGATCGTGCCGCGGCTCACCGACCGGGGTGTGTATCCGGCCGAGTACGCGGGCGACACCCTCCGC